From the genome of Clostridium sp. BNL1100, one region includes:
- a CDS encoding response regulator, which translates to MYRLLIVDDEEIIVNGLYEIFRSMKNLDLDVYRAYSGEEAVEWLSRTRMDIVLTDIRMPEMDGLQLLDVIYRRWPQCKVIFLTGYNEFEYVYKAIQHQGVSYILKTEDNDKVISVVENAIEEIKKEVKTEDLIHKAKEQIELALGLFQKDYFIHLLHEGTSLELNKSQFEQLSIPMHPDHPVILLLGHIDNIPGNLSYWDKIQYINSIKVIITQNLNANIRFISVLDDRYRFIFFIQPNELMTSSYGKAEEKAFYSKTISFIKGTLEVIQTASRESLNASISFALGGEPCSWEEVSKKYFSLNQLLNYRIGTGIEMLLIDNELKNNNILTSGSATEVPELDTNDEPLEILLRKRNMDLIQQYLESGQKEKYFEVLDELLSPIKLIKSKNSNLAIEAYSMVSLSILSYINRWNITEKLAFHIGLNSLMRIDKHETWSDAVQYPINISDVIFQIQTEEQKKRADNAVDFVQNFIDEHLSEDLSLVRLAEQVYLNPSYLSRLYKQVTNQNLSDFIDNARIERAKELLKKEKIKINEVAKAVGYETAASFTRFFRKLMSCSPQEYHDMIVSGK; encoded by the coding sequence ATGTATAGGCTACTAATTGTAGATGATGAGGAAATTATTGTAAACGGATTATACGAAATATTCCGAAGCATGAAGAATCTTGATTTGGATGTATACAGGGCATATTCCGGCGAAGAAGCAGTTGAGTGGTTAAGCAGAACACGGATGGATATTGTTCTGACAGATATCAGGATGCCGGAAATGGATGGTTTGCAGTTACTGGATGTCATATATAGAAGATGGCCTCAATGTAAAGTAATATTCCTTACCGGGTATAACGAATTTGAATATGTGTATAAAGCAATTCAGCACCAGGGCGTAAGCTATATACTGAAAACAGAGGATAATGACAAGGTAATTAGCGTTGTTGAGAATGCCATAGAGGAAATTAAAAAAGAGGTTAAAACAGAAGACTTGATTCATAAGGCCAAAGAACAGATTGAACTTGCTTTGGGACTCTTTCAGAAGGATTACTTTATTCATCTGCTGCACGAGGGGACATCACTTGAATTAAATAAATCGCAGTTTGAACAGCTGTCAATACCGATGCATCCCGATCATCCTGTAATTCTGTTACTTGGGCATATTGATAACATTCCCGGAAATTTGTCCTACTGGGATAAAATACAATATATAAATTCCATAAAGGTAATAATAACCCAAAACCTTAATGCAAATATCAGATTTATAAGCGTTTTGGATGACAGATACAGGTTTATATTCTTTATACAGCCCAATGAGCTGATGACCAGCAGTTACGGTAAGGCTGAAGAAAAGGCATTTTATTCAAAGACCATTTCGTTTATTAAGGGTACACTTGAAGTAATACAGACTGCCAGCAGAGAATCTTTGAATGCATCTATCAGCTTTGCCCTTGGGGGAGAACCCTGCAGCTGGGAGGAAGTATCGAAAAAGTACTTTTCCCTTAATCAACTTCTGAATTATAGAATAGGTACAGGAATAGAAATGCTGTTGATTGATAATGAACTGAAAAATAACAATATTTTAACTTCAGGTTCTGCAACAGAAGTACCGGAACTGGATACAAATGATGAGCCGTTGGAAATTCTTTTAAGAAAGAGAAATATGGATTTGATTCAGCAATATCTGGAATCAGGACAGAAAGAGAAATACTTTGAGGTTTTAGATGAATTATTAAGTCCTATAAAATTAATCAAGAGTAAAAACAGCAACTTAGCCATTGAAGCATATTCCATGGTATCGCTAAGTATTCTTTCATATATTAATCGCTGGAATATAACCGAAAAGCTGGCCTTCCATATAGGTCTTAACAGTCTTATGCGGATTGATAAACACGAGACATGGTCTGATGCAGTACAATATCCGATAAATATATCTGATGTAATTTTTCAGATTCAGACCGAGGAACAAAAGAAAAGGGCAGACAATGCCGTTGATTTCGTTCAAAATTTTATAGACGAGCATTTAAGTGAGGATCTTTCTTTAGTGAGGCTGGCAGAACAGGTTTACTTAAATCCATCATATTTGTCTCGCCTCTATAAACAGGTTACAAATCAAAACCTTTCTGATTTTATTGACAATGCTCGTATAGAGAGGGCAAAGGAGTTACTGAAAAAGGAAAAGATAAAGATAAATGAAGTAGCAAAGGCTGTAGGTTATGAGACAGCGGCATCCTTTACAAGATTTTTCAGAAAATTGATGTCATGTTCTCCACAAGAATACCACGATATGATTGTCTCAGGTAAATAG
- a CDS encoding extracellular solute-binding protein, whose amino-acid sequence MRFNYLKRAVSLAMALSITASIVTACGSQSNTSDSTASSSQSTTSSVANKDPFGKYSPEIDISFVRGIDDDLAANILPKTPGETLEDNRWTKLYKEELGINVKYDWTVKGNEQSDAYTQKINVTLASGELPDVVLVNPSQLKQLVDSDMVEDMTQYYKDYASEDFKNIMTEEGTGNIDSVMFDGKMMAIPEPVSTNESAHYLWIRNDWLKKLNLQAPKTMDDVLKISEAFTTKDPDGNGKNDTIGLPITKDLYSGCMGAEGFFAGYHAYPNMWIEDSSGKIAWGSTLPETKVALEKLANMYKNGQLDKEFGVKDAGKVAETIAAGKVGMDYGAQWNPMYPLISNFNNDNNADWTSYPIVSNDDKKAMVPLKFNQTRIFAVRKGYEHPEALVKLFNEHVEKNWGKTADFNKYYMPVENGGVGVWKFSPVCPAPVFKNLEAFVAIDEARKNNDFSKLTGEPKIIQGNVEAYAKGDKSQWGWEKIYGKDGAFRNMVEYKKNNQLLNEKFVGAPTTTMAEKKTTLEKMEKEVFIKIIMGAAPISDFDKFVSDWNKLGGSDMTKEVNEWYDSVKSK is encoded by the coding sequence ATGAGATTCAATTACTTAAAAAGAGCTGTATCATTAGCAATGGCTTTATCTATAACCGCATCAATTGTTACGGCTTGCGGCAGTCAAAGCAATACATCCGACAGCACAGCATCATCATCTCAAAGTACTACTTCTTCAGTGGCAAATAAGGATCCTTTCGGAAAATATAGTCCTGAGATTGATATTTCTTTTGTTCGTGGAATAGATGATGACCTTGCAGCAAACATATTACCAAAGACACCAGGGGAAACTCTAGAAGATAACCGTTGGACAAAGTTATACAAAGAAGAATTAGGTATAAATGTAAAATATGATTGGACAGTAAAAGGAAATGAACAATCAGATGCATATACACAGAAAATCAATGTAACATTGGCATCTGGAGAACTTCCTGATGTAGTTCTTGTAAACCCTTCACAGCTTAAGCAACTCGTTGATTCAGATATGGTTGAGGATATGACTCAATACTACAAAGACTATGCTTCTGAGGATTTCAAGAATATTATGACAGAAGAAGGAACCGGTAATATTGATTCAGTTATGTTTGACGGTAAAATGATGGCTATTCCGGAACCTGTTTCAACTAATGAAAGTGCACACTATCTATGGATTAGAAATGACTGGCTGAAAAAATTAAACTTGCAGGCACCTAAGACCATGGATGATGTTTTAAAAATATCAGAAGCCTTTACAACCAAGGATCCTGACGGAAACGGAAAGAACGATACTATCGGACTTCCAATCACAAAGGATTTATATAGCGGGTGTATGGGAGCAGAAGGTTTCTTTGCTGGATATCACGCATATCCGAATATGTGGATAGAGGACAGTTCAGGTAAAATAGCATGGGGTAGTACATTACCTGAAACAAAGGTAGCACTTGAGAAATTAGCTAACATGTACAAAAATGGCCAGCTTGACAAAGAATTTGGTGTAAAGGATGCTGGAAAGGTTGCTGAGACTATAGCAGCAGGTAAAGTTGGTATGGACTATGGTGCACAGTGGAACCCGATGTATCCGCTCATAAGCAATTTTAACAATGATAATAATGCAGATTGGACATCATATCCTATTGTTTCAAATGACGATAAAAAGGCTATGGTACCATTAAAGTTCAATCAGACAAGAATATTTGCAGTTAGAAAAGGATATGAACATCCTGAAGCACTTGTAAAACTTTTCAATGAACATGTTGAGAAGAACTGGGGTAAAACAGCAGACTTCAACAAGTACTACATGCCTGTTGAGAACGGCGGCGTAGGTGTTTGGAAATTCTCTCCTGTATGCCCTGCTCCTGTATTCAAGAACCTTGAAGCCTTCGTAGCAATAGATGAAGCAAGAAAGAATAATGACTTCAGCAAATTGACCGGTGAGCCTAAAATTATCCAAGGTAATGTAGAGGCTTATGCAAAAGGTGATAAATCACAATGGGGTTGGGAAAAGATTTACGGTAAAGACGGTGCATTCCGTAATATGGTTGAATACAAGAAGAATAATCAGCTGCTAAACGAAAAGTTTGTTGGAGCTCCAACTACAACAATGGCTGAAAAGAAAACTACACTCGAAAAAATGGAAAAAGAAGTATTTATAAAAATTATAATGGGTGCAGCTCCTATCAGTGATTTCGATAAGTTTGTAAGCGATTGGAACAAACTAGGCGGTTCTGATATGACAAAAGAAGTTAACGAATGGTATGATTCCGTTAAATCCAAGTAA
- a CDS encoding ABC transporter permease subunit, translating into MKNLNIKKQLPLHLMILPGFITLLIFSYLPMAGVVIAFQKFIPAKGLFGHQKWVGLKNFEYVLDMPNFNNIMWNTISIAVMKIALGLIVPIIFAILINEVTNNALKRGIQTLIYLPHFLSWVVLGGILIDILSPSGGILNSLIKSLGFEPIFFLGDNKWFPSTMVLTETWKEFGYGTIIYLAAITGIDPSLYEAAHMDGANRWKQTLHITLPGMKMVIVLLMVLSLGNVLNAGFDQIFNLYSPPVYQSGDIIDTFVYRIGLLEAQYGVATAVGLFKSVVSFTLISVSYFFAYKFADYRIF; encoded by the coding sequence TTGAAAAATCTAAATATAAAGAAACAACTACCCTTGCACCTAATGATCCTTCCGGGTTTTATAACTTTGTTGATATTCAGTTACCTGCCAATGGCGGGTGTTGTAATTGCGTTTCAAAAATTTATTCCCGCAAAGGGACTGTTCGGTCATCAAAAATGGGTAGGCCTTAAGAACTTTGAATATGTTCTGGATATGCCTAATTTTAATAATATAATGTGGAATACCATATCCATAGCCGTAATGAAAATCGCTCTTGGACTTATTGTTCCAATAATATTTGCTATTTTAATTAATGAAGTAACAAATAATGCTTTAAAAAGAGGTATTCAGACACTAATATATCTTCCTCACTTTTTATCATGGGTTGTACTTGGAGGAATATTGATTGATATACTTTCTCCGTCCGGCGGAATTTTAAATTCCCTAATAAAATCACTTGGTTTTGAACCTATATTTTTTCTGGGAGACAACAAGTGGTTTCCTTCCACAATGGTATTAACGGAGACCTGGAAAGAATTTGGCTATGGTACCATAATCTATCTGGCTGCAATAACCGGAATCGATCCCAGTCTGTACGAAGCTGCTCATATGGATGGAGCCAACAGATGGAAACAAACACTACACATAACTCTTCCTGGAATGAAGATGGTTATTGTACTTCTGATGGTATTAAGTCTCGGTAATGTTTTAAATGCCGGGTTCGACCAAATCTTCAATTTATATAGTCCCCCTGTTTATCAAAGCGGAGACATTATTGACACCTTTGTTTACAGAATAGGCCTGCTGGAAGCCCAATACGGAGTTGCCACAGCGGTAGGACTATTTAAATCAGTAGTCTCGTTTACGCTTATTTCAGTATCTTACTTCTTTGCTTATAAATTTGCAGATTACAGAATTTTCTAA
- a CDS encoding carbohydrate ABC transporter permease produces MKRRKLKKVSAFTIVNNCFLVLAALLCIIPLIHILAVSFSSSSAAAAGKVVFWPVEFSLNSYAYVAKRAAFWHSMLISVERIALGGFVNLVLTILCAYPLSKEKKEFRFRTFYAWAFFITMLFNGGLIPWYIVIKQAGLLDKIWALVLPGAVPVFSVILLLNFFREIPKELNEAAFIDGAGHWTTLWRVIVPVSTPALATITLFSLVGHWNNWFDGMILMNKAENYPLQSYIQTIVVQRSYSMLSRQEISELATISDRTLRASQIFLGTLPIVLVYPFLQKYFVKGIVLGGVKG; encoded by the coding sequence ATGAAACGTAGAAAACTGAAAAAAGTCAGTGCATTTACAATTGTAAATAACTGTTTTCTGGTGTTAGCGGCATTACTATGTATCATACCGCTAATTCACATATTAGCCGTATCATTCAGCTCCAGTTCGGCTGCCGCAGCCGGCAAGGTTGTATTCTGGCCGGTTGAGTTTTCATTAAATTCATATGCGTACGTTGCAAAAAGAGCTGCATTCTGGCACTCCATGTTAATTTCAGTTGAAAGAATCGCACTGGGTGGATTTGTTAACCTGGTACTTACTATATTATGTGCATATCCGTTATCAAAGGAAAAGAAGGAGTTTCGTTTCCGTACATTTTACGCATGGGCGTTTTTTATAACTATGTTGTTTAACGGAGGCTTGATTCCGTGGTATATTGTAATTAAACAAGCGGGACTGCTTGATAAGATATGGGCATTGGTTCTTCCCGGTGCAGTTCCGGTTTTCAGTGTAATATTATTATTAAATTTCTTCAGGGAAATACCAAAGGAATTGAATGAAGCTGCTTTTATTGACGGAGCGGGACACTGGACCACACTGTGGAGAGTAATAGTACCTGTGTCAACCCCGGCCTTGGCAACAATAACCCTTTTCTCACTGGTAGGCCACTGGAATAACTGGTTTGATGGTATGATACTTATGAATAAGGCAGAAAATTATCCGCTTCAGAGTTATATTCAGACTATTGTTGTGCAGAGATCATACAGTATGCTTTCCAGACAGGAAATTTCCGAATTGGCAACTATATCAGACAGAACATTAAGGGCATCTCAGATTTTCCTTGGAACATTGCCTATAGTTTTGGTATATCCTTTCCTTCAAAAGTATTTTGTAAAGGGCATAGTTCTTGGGGGAGTAAAGGGATAA
- a CDS encoding alpha-N-arabinofuranosidase, giving the protein MVKMVLNADVKKGRINKNIYGHFSEHLGRCIYEGLWVGKDSEIPNINGFRTDVVEALKKMKIPVLRWPGGCFADEYHWVDGIGPKENRPCMVNTHWGGVVENNHFGTHEFLELCEMLAAEPYICGNVGSGTVHEMQQWVEYMTFDGKSPMADLRRANGKDEPWRVKFFGVGNENWGCGGNMTAEFYADQYKRYATYVRNFGENTIYKIAGGASVDDYHWTEVLMREAGKQMDGLSIHYYTRISKDWSEQGSATEFDENHWFSVMQNALFTEELVVRHSNIMDKYDPEKKVGMIVDEWGTWFAVEPGTNPGFLYQQNTMRDALVAGIHLNIFNNHCDRVQMANIAQMVNVLQAVILTEGKKMLLTPTYHVFDMYKVHQDAELLSLDFESPEYTYNGEKVPQLSASSSIDSEGKIHVTICNLNPSADIDVDIDLRGITAKSSTGQIITSNAMNAKNTFEETNNVTIKKFEGIHLENNHISGIIPSKAVVMLEIV; this is encoded by the coding sequence ATGGTAAAAATGGTATTAAATGCTGACGTAAAAAAAGGCAGAATAAATAAAAACATATACGGACATTTTTCAGAGCATCTCGGAAGATGTATATACGAGGGATTGTGGGTTGGCAAGGACTCTGAAATACCCAACATAAACGGATTCCGTACAGATGTTGTCGAAGCACTTAAAAAAATGAAGATACCTGTTCTGAGATGGCCGGGAGGATGCTTTGCAGATGAATATCACTGGGTGGACGGAATAGGGCCTAAAGAAAACAGACCTTGCATGGTAAACACCCATTGGGGTGGTGTTGTAGAAAATAACCATTTTGGAACCCATGAATTTCTGGAACTTTGTGAAATGCTGGCCGCAGAACCGTATATATGCGGTAATGTGGGAAGTGGCACAGTACATGAAATGCAGCAGTGGGTCGAATACATGACCTTTGACGGAAAATCTCCCATGGCTGATTTAAGAAGGGCAAACGGTAAGGATGAGCCATGGAGGGTTAAGTTTTTCGGTGTTGGCAATGAAAACTGGGGCTGCGGCGGAAACATGACCGCTGAGTTTTATGCAGATCAATATAAAAGGTATGCAACATATGTAAGAAACTTTGGTGAAAATACAATTTACAAAATAGCCGGTGGTGCTTCGGTAGATGACTATCATTGGACCGAGGTACTTATGAGAGAAGCTGGAAAGCAAATGGATGGTCTAAGCATCCACTATTATACAAGAATCTCCAAGGATTGGTCTGAGCAGGGCTCAGCAACTGAATTTGATGAAAATCACTGGTTTTCAGTAATGCAGAATGCTTTGTTTACGGAAGAATTGGTGGTACGTCATTCAAACATTATGGATAAGTATGATCCTGAGAAAAAAGTAGGCATGATTGTTGATGAATGGGGTACATGGTTTGCTGTTGAACCCGGAACAAATCCGGGATTCCTGTACCAGCAGAATACAATGAGGGATGCCCTTGTTGCAGGAATTCATCTGAATATTTTCAATAACCACTGCGACAGGGTTCAGATGGCAAACATAGCACAAATGGTAAACGTCCTTCAGGCAGTAATTCTAACTGAAGGTAAAAAAATGCTTCTGACACCTACTTACCATGTATTTGATATGTACAAGGTTCATCAGGATGCAGAGCTGCTTTCACTTGATTTTGAAAGTCCTGAATACACCTATAACGGAGAAAAGGTACCTCAGCTGAGTGCTTCTTCTTCCATAGACTCAGAAGGTAAGATTCATGTAACCATTTGCAACCTTAACCCGTCAGCAGATATCGATGTTGATATTGATTTGCGAGGTATAACTGCAAAGAGCAGTACAGGTCAAATAATTACTTCCAATGCTATGAATGCAAAAAATACATTTGAAGAAACAAATAATGTAACTATTAAGAAATTTGAAGGTATACACCTTGAAAATAACCATATATCAGGTATAATACCTTCAAAAGCAGTTGTAATGTTAGAAATAGTATAA
- a CDS encoding DUF6171 family protein: MKDNCIKCQRNIFITDNDIEIEVNRVIESGVPLPSNEQYEKRLEACKNCKHLTDGITCMICGCIVKARAMNALRICPNPSGSKW; encoded by the coding sequence GTGAAGGATAATTGCATAAAATGTCAAAGAAATATCTTTATTACTGATAATGATATTGAAATCGAAGTAAATAGAGTTATTGAATCGGGAGTACCGTTGCCTAGCAATGAACAATATGAAAAGAGATTGGAAGCCTGTAAAAACTGTAAGCATTTAACTGATGGAATCACTTGTATGATTTGCGGGTGCATTGTAAAGGCAAGGGCTATGAATGCTTTGCGTATTTGTCCCAACCCTTCCGGAAGTAAATGGTAA
- a CDS encoding glycoside hydrolase 43 family protein yields the protein MKIQNPIIWADMPDPDVIRVGNTYYMVSTTMFVMPGAPILKSKDLCHWELVSYVFNTIEDNDIYQLKNGKNAYGKGQWATSLKFYNGLYYACFVCHDMQKTYIYYTDNIEKSGWNRYVINDVFHDMSFLFDNGRSYLVYGNGDICIVELKEDLSGVKDGGLKQRLFSTPSENIMLRCEGCRAYKIYGYYYLLFIEWPNDGNCRRRVVCYRSKELVGEYERKILLDDDMGYQNQGIAQGALIDTPEGEWYSILFQDHGAVGRIPYLLPVTWEAGWPKLGVNGKVPEEFEIPLKEYDAKPLIISDSFYHNENKLDSRWEWNHNPEENCWSFTENPGYLRLRTQSLAKNLLTARNTLTQRTSGPKCAFSVELNTEGMKAGDYSGLMALQGDYGAIGITADENNLKRIIVSKKADDGRQKEEEYRLFTDNRIFLKIQFDFQNSRDIAEFYYSQDNINWTKLGNGLHMTFTLDLFIGYRVGIFYYSQKAAGGFADFRNFIYESL from the coding sequence ATGAAAATTCAGAACCCTATTATATGGGCAGATATGCCGGACCCGGACGTTATACGTGTAGGTAACACTTATTATATGGTATCTACAACCATGTTTGTAATGCCTGGGGCTCCGATTTTAAAATCAAAGGATTTATGTCATTGGGAGTTAGTATCCTATGTTTTCAATACTATTGAAGATAATGACATATATCAGCTGAAAAATGGCAAAAACGCATATGGTAAAGGGCAATGGGCAACCAGTCTGAAATTTTACAACGGTCTGTACTATGCATGCTTTGTGTGCCATGATATGCAAAAGACCTATATCTATTATACGGACAATATAGAAAAAAGCGGTTGGAATCGTTATGTAATTAATGATGTTTTCCATGATATGTCTTTTTTATTTGATAACGGCAGGTCGTATTTGGTATATGGCAATGGAGATATTTGTATAGTCGAATTAAAAGAGGATTTATCGGGAGTAAAAGATGGAGGGCTTAAACAACGCCTGTTTAGTACCCCGTCTGAAAATATAATGCTCCGTTGTGAGGGCTGCAGAGCCTATAAAATTTATGGCTATTATTATTTACTTTTCATTGAATGGCCCAATGACGGTAATTGCCGGAGACGTGTTGTGTGTTACAGATCAAAAGAGTTGGTTGGAGAATACGAGAGAAAAATACTTCTTGATGATGATATGGGGTACCAGAATCAGGGAATTGCTCAGGGGGCTTTAATTGATACACCTGAAGGAGAATGGTATTCTATTTTGTTTCAGGATCATGGAGCGGTAGGCAGAATTCCATATTTACTTCCTGTTACGTGGGAAGCCGGTTGGCCCAAATTAGGGGTTAATGGTAAGGTACCGGAAGAGTTTGAGATTCCTTTAAAAGAGTATGATGCCAAACCATTAATAATAAGTGATAGCTTTTACCATAATGAAAACAAGCTGGATTCAAGATGGGAATGGAATCACAATCCTGAGGAGAATTGTTGGTCATTCACTGAAAATCCGGGCTATTTGAGATTACGCACTCAATCTTTGGCAAAAAACCTTTTAACTGCCAGAAATACATTAACCCAAAGGACAAGTGGCCCTAAATGTGCATTTTCAGTAGAGCTTAATACAGAGGGAATGAAAGCAGGAGACTATTCCGGGCTTATGGCGTTACAGGGAGATTATGGGGCTATAGGAATAACAGCCGATGAGAATAATTTGAAAAGAATTATTGTTTCTAAAAAAGCTGATGACGGAAGACAGAAAGAGGAAGAATATAGGCTGTTTACAGACAATAGGATATTTTTGAAAATCCAGTTTGATTTTCAAAATAGTAGGGATATTGCAGAATTTTATTATTCCCAAGACAATATTAACTGGACAAAATTGGGGAATGGTTTGCATATGACATTTACCCTTGACCTTTTTATAGGTTATCGAGTGGGTATATTCTATTATTCACAGAAAGCAGCAGGAGGGTTTGCTGATTTCAGAAATTTTATATATGAATCACTATAA
- a CDS encoding glycosyl hydrolase, whose product MSKITISDKVTGAFRDNWNFCVGTERMGIALQKEYQDTLEYVQKAINFKYIRGHGLFHDDTAIYRENEIDGEMKPFYNFTYIDKIFDSFLEKGLKPFVELGFMPSQLASGEQKVFYWKGNVTPPKDYSKWKDLIQALIKHFISRYGIEEVLQWPFEVWNEPNLKVFWKDADETEYFKLYKVSAMAIKEINKDLQVGGPAICGGADYWIKDFLEFCKKENAPVDFVSRHLYSAHLPKVQTHEFCYQDLKEPEEMLKELQTVRQMIDNSPFPYLSFHITEYNTSYNPLNPVHDTCLNAAYLARIISEAGDIVDSFSYWTFSDIFEEADVPRAQFHGGFGLVALNNIPKPTFHMFSFFEQMGKDILYRDENMLATRKTDGTVTITVWNPVMEKGEHFDKDFSLELNLPKGEYFINRTIVNEKYGNPWKTWIQMGRPRFTSKKQVEILRNAARPMVISDRVSCAENMLLLEFSLSKNEVSFFEIIPVADETDTYYKLDDSMIPGY is encoded by the coding sequence ATGAGCAAAATAACGATCTCAGATAAGGTGACAGGGGCTTTCAGGGATAACTGGAATTTCTGTGTAGGCACAGAGCGTATGGGAATCGCTCTTCAAAAGGAATATCAGGATACTCTTGAATATGTTCAGAAGGCAATAAATTTCAAATACATAAGAGGACATGGTCTGTTCCATGATGATACTGCCATCTATAGGGAAAATGAAATAGACGGAGAAATGAAACCTTTCTATAACTTTACATATATAGATAAGATATTTGATTCATTTCTTGAAAAGGGTCTCAAACCTTTTGTTGAGCTGGGCTTTATGCCATCACAGCTGGCATCGGGAGAGCAGAAAGTTTTTTATTGGAAAGGAAATGTCACTCCTCCTAAGGATTATAGTAAATGGAAGGATCTTATACAGGCTCTAATAAAACACTTCATAAGCAGATATGGAATAGAAGAGGTTTTACAATGGCCTTTTGAAGTCTGGAACGAGCCAAATTTGAAGGTATTTTGGAAAGATGCCGATGAGACAGAATACTTTAAGCTTTATAAGGTATCTGCTATGGCAATTAAGGAAATTAATAAGGATTTACAGGTGGGTGGCCCTGCTATATGCGGAGGAGCCGATTACTGGATAAAAGATTTTCTTGAGTTCTGTAAAAAGGAAAATGCTCCCGTTGACTTTGTCTCCCGTCATTTATATTCAGCACATTTGCCGAAAGTTCAGACACATGAATTTTGCTATCAGGATCTCAAGGAACCTGAAGAAATGCTTAAAGAATTGCAGACAGTAAGGCAAATGATTGATAATTCACCATTTCCGTATCTGTCATTTCATATAACAGAATACAATACTTCATATAATCCTTTGAATCCTGTTCATGATACATGTCTCAATGCTGCCTATCTTGCCCGGATTATAAGTGAGGCCGGAGATATTGTGGATTCATTTTCATACTGGACCTTCAGCGATATATTTGAGGAAGCGGATGTTCCAAGAGCTCAGTTCCACGGAGGGTTTGGTCTTGTTGCTCTTAACAATATTCCAAAGCCTACTTTCCATATGTTCAGTTTTTTTGAACAAATGGGAAAGGATATCTTGTACAGAGATGAAAATATGCTGGCAACGAGAAAAACTGACGGTACGGTGACAATAACCGTATGGAATCCGGTAATGGAGAAGGGTGAACATTTTGATAAGGATTTCTCACTGGAGCTGAATTTACCAAAAGGAGAATACTTTATTAATCGAACTATTGTAAATGAGAAATATGGTAACCCATGGAAAACGTGGATACAAATGGGACGCCCTCGATTCACAAGTAAGAAACAGGTTGAAATACTGAGAAATGCAGCACGTCCTATGGTAATATCCGATAGGGTAAGCTGCGCTGAGAATATGCTGCTTCTTGAGTTTTCTCTAAGCAAAAACGAAGTATCTTTTTTTGAAATCATTCCTGTAGCAGATGAGACTGACACCTACTATAAACTTGATGACAGTATGATTCCGGGGTATTAA
- a CDS encoding alpha/beta hydrolase family protein has protein sequence MAIFQVNFFAKTMKRPVCFNALIPNDKYEAPGQESQIPRGPLKSIYLLHGYSGNHMDWLTFTKIQEVSLKYNIAVFMPSGENYFYLDDEEVGAYYGELIGNELVDYTRKTFHLSDKREDTFIGGLSMGGYGAIRNGLKYSERFGRIIALSSALITNQIAGITPDFKGPVADYPYYRRVFGDLDRLLGSDKDPEALIRGLKERKADIPKIYMACGTEDFLIKENRGLHEFLVSENVDHTYIEDVGVHDWKFWNEYIDKGLAWATEE, from the coding sequence ATGGCAATTTTTCAAGTTAACTTTTTCGCTAAAACAATGAAAAGACCTGTATGTTTTAATGCTTTGATACCAAATGATAAATATGAGGCACCGGGACAGGAATCTCAAATACCAAGAGGACCTTTAAAGTCCATTTACCTCTTGCACGGCTATTCAGGTAACCATATGGATTGGTTGACATTCACAAAAATACAGGAGGTTTCTCTGAAATATAATATTGCGGTGTTTATGCCATCCGGTGAAAATTACTTTTATTTGGATGACGAAGAAGTTGGAGCATACTATGGAGAGCTAATCGGAAATGAACTGGTTGACTATACACGTAAGACATTCCATTTATCAGATAAAAGAGAGGACACATTCATTGGAGGATTATCCATGGGTGGTTACGGTGCAATAAGAAACGGTTTGAAATACTCTGAAAGGTTCGGCAGGATAATTGCACTGTCTTCAGCACTTATTACCAATCAGATTGCCGGGATTACTCCCGATTTCAAAGGACCTGTTGCAGACTATCCTTATTACAGAAGAGTGTTTGGGGATCTTGACCGGCTTCTGGGAAGTGACAAAGACCCAGAGGCACTAATCCGTGGTCTTAAGGAAAGAAAAGCAGATATACCCAAGATATACATGGCTTGCGGAACAGAAGATTTTCTTATAAAGGAAAACAGAGGCTTGCATGAATTCCTTGTTTCAGAAAACGTAGATCATACCTATATAGAAGACGTTGGTGTTCACGATTGGAAGTTCTGGAATGAGTATATAGACAAGGGGCTGGCATGGGCTACTGAAGAATGA